In Leisingera thetidis, a single genomic region encodes these proteins:
- a CDS encoding DUF2793 domain-containing protein: MTQTSPILALPYLMPGQAQKHVTHNEALQLLDALVQLRVEGFGAAAPPASPGIGETHALAAAPADAWAGHPHEIAVWQGEGWLFLAPRPGWRAWGAAEAELRIWDGSAWILPPAKTQNLARLGVGTAADAANPLAVSGPATLLTHDGAGHQLKLNKAASGDTASLLFQSDWSGRAEIGLAGNDDLSFKVSGGGSSWDTALTLTPGGHAGLGTASPSAHLEIAGGSSDYLLAGGGSPDFRLGADGNGSCSGAWSGGGADYAEWFEWADGNPGAEDRRGLSVVLEGDRIRPAAAGEEPAGVISGNPAVVGDGDMGAWKHRWRRDAYGTVLRDSSGRPRQNPAFDPARPYRPRAARPEWALAGLLGKLRLRKGQPAGRRWIRMRQISADVEEWLIR, from the coding sequence ATGACCCAGACCTCGCCGATCCTCGCCCTGCCCTATCTGATGCCGGGCCAGGCGCAGAAACATGTCACCCACAACGAGGCGCTGCAGCTCCTGGATGCGCTGGTGCAGCTCCGCGTCGAAGGCTTCGGCGCCGCCGCGCCGCCCGCCAGCCCAGGCATCGGCGAGACCCATGCGCTGGCGGCGGCGCCAGCGGATGCCTGGGCCGGCCACCCGCATGAGATCGCGGTCTGGCAGGGCGAGGGCTGGCTGTTCCTGGCGCCGCGGCCCGGCTGGCGCGCCTGGGGGGCCGCCGAAGCCGAGCTCCGGATCTGGGACGGCAGCGCCTGGATCCTGCCGCCGGCAAAGACCCAGAACCTGGCCCGGCTCGGGGTCGGCACCGCCGCGGATGCGGCCAACCCGCTGGCGGTCTCCGGCCCCGCGACGCTGCTGACCCATGACGGGGCCGGCCACCAGCTGAAACTGAACAAGGCGGCCAGCGGCGACACCGCGTCGCTGCTGTTCCAGTCGGACTGGAGCGGCCGCGCCGAAATCGGCCTGGCAGGCAATGACGATCTCTCCTTCAAGGTCTCGGGCGGCGGCAGCAGCTGGGACACCGCCCTGACGCTCACCCCCGGCGGCCATGCCGGCCTCGGCACCGCCAGCCCGTCGGCGCATCTGGAAATCGCCGGCGGCAGCAGCGATTACCTGCTGGCCGGCGGCGGCAGCCCGGACTTCCGGCTGGGGGCGGACGGCAACGGCAGCTGCTCCGGCGCCTGGTCCGGCGGCGGCGCCGATTACGCGGAATGGTTCGAATGGGCTGACGGCAACCCCGGCGCCGAGGACCGCCGCGGCCTCTCGGTGGTGCTGGAGGGGGACAGGATCCGCCCCGCCGCCGCCGGCGAGGAGCCCGCGGGCGTGATCAGCGGCAACCCGGCGGTGGTGGGCGACGGCGACATGGGCGCATGGAAACACCGCTGGCGGCGCGACGCCTACGGCACGGTCCTGCGCGATTCGTCAGGCAGGCCGCGGCAGAACCCCGCCTTTGACCCGGCCCGCCCCTACCGGCCGCGCGCCGCCCGACCGGAATGGGCGCTGGCGGGGCTTCTCGGCAAGCTCAGGCTGCGCAAGGGCCAGCCCGCAGGCCGCCGCTGGATCCGGATGCGGCAGATCTCCGCGGATGTGGAGGAATGGCTGATCCGCTGA
- a CDS encoding glycosyltransferase family A protein yields MTALPELTVAVSTIGARVLQLAPEQLPPAPGVRFLIVLQLPEPVPEAEAAALAAHLQRLAARPGIAVLRLEGSRGAARSRNAAMAAAETPLLLFADDDQGFDPAGWQQLRQLFAARPQLDFLCARLRTPEGGWRKPYGPERIRPVRRLNCLKLGTPEMALRLAPVRAAGVQFDPRFGAGGPWPAGDEFIFASDCLAAGLRGCHVPVSLGDHPADSSGMALDRAALAVRVALFRRAFGAWAPLLRLVFALRHRRRIGAWRSGLDFVLNRRLRR; encoded by the coding sequence ATGACGGCGCTGCCGGAGCTGACCGTCGCCGTCTCCACCATCGGCGCCCGGGTGCTGCAGCTGGCGCCGGAGCAGCTGCCGCCGGCGCCCGGGGTGCGGTTCCTGATCGTGCTGCAGCTGCCGGAACCGGTGCCGGAGGCGGAGGCGGCCGCGCTGGCGGCGCATCTGCAGCGGCTGGCGGCGCGGCCCGGCATTGCCGTGCTGCGGCTCGAGGGCAGCCGCGGCGCCGCCCGCAGCCGCAATGCGGCGATGGCCGCGGCCGAGACGCCGCTTTTGCTGTTTGCCGATGACGACCAGGGCTTCGACCCCGCAGGCTGGCAGCAGCTGCGGCAGCTGTTTGCCGCCCGGCCGCAGCTGGATTTTCTCTGCGCCCGGCTGCGCACGCCGGAGGGCGGCTGGCGCAAACCCTACGGGCCGGAGCGGATCCGCCCGGTGCGGCGGCTCAACTGCCTCAAGCTCGGCACCCCGGAAATGGCGCTGCGGCTGGCGCCGGTGCGCGCGGCAGGGGTGCAGTTCGATCCCCGCTTCGGGGCCGGCGGGCCCTGGCCTGCGGGCGACGAGTTCATCTTCGCCTCCGATTGCCTGGCCGCCGGGCTGCGCGGCTGCCATGTGCCGGTCAGCCTCGGCGATCACCCGGCGGACAGCTCCGGGATGGCGCTGGACCGGGCAGCGCTGGCGGTGCGGGTGGCGCTGTTCCGCCGCGCCTTCGGGGCGTGGGCGCCGCTGCTGCGGCTGGTCTTTGCGCTGCGCCACCGCCGCCGCATCGGCGCCTGGCGCAGCGGCCTGGATTTCGTGCTGAACCGCCGTCTGCGGCGCTGA
- a CDS encoding polysaccharide biosynthesis protein, producing the protein MYNLISALSRRQKSYVFLAVDLALLPLALLFTLGVQPLPDPALATLALLLPVLPYVLAGAAALALWLGLPHVQLNAYERHAAAQSALLAGGAALGLALLAAAFGPPLGPGTYVVFAICYFLFMVVARAAMLQLVLAVYRRARPRCRVLIYGAGNTGTQLAQALKAHDGIDPVAFADDNSSLQGLTLVGLPVYAPSRIAGIVQARGIRRVLLAMPSQSQPRQAQISQRLQKLGLEVQALPSFAQLIGEEALVDKLTPVAPQAFLGRAARDVPLLEAAGAYQGKSVLVSGAGGSIGSELCRQVLACRPQKLVLFELSELALYNVHQELGPLAADAGIELVPVLGSVTDPRQVRMVLNRHEVQVVLHAAAYKHVPLVEANPLPGLANNVFGTQTLARGAARAGVERFILISSDKAVNPANVMGASKRLAELIVQDLATRFGTRTVFTMVRFGNVLGSSGSVVPLFQEQISRGGPVTVTDARVKRFFMTISEAVQLVLQAGDMAQGGEVFVLDMGAPVPILQLARQVIESAGHSVRDAANPEGDIAIEIIGLRPGEKMEEELTLTEELIRTRHQKIFCARETVLSEIEVAGFLRSLRQAVAAGDEAAARQVIQRWVEGYCLPPEAGRKSS; encoded by the coding sequence ATGTATAATCTGATCAGCGCGCTGTCGCGCAGGCAGAAGTCCTATGTCTTCCTGGCTGTGGATCTGGCGCTGCTGCCGCTGGCGCTGCTGTTCACCCTGGGGGTGCAGCCGCTGCCGGACCCCGCGCTTGCCACCCTGGCCCTGCTGCTGCCGGTGCTGCCCTATGTGCTGGCCGGCGCCGCGGCGCTGGCGCTGTGGCTGGGGCTGCCGCATGTGCAGCTGAACGCCTATGAACGCCATGCCGCGGCGCAAAGCGCGCTGCTGGCCGGCGGCGCGGCGCTGGGGCTGGCCCTGCTGGCGGCGGCCTTCGGACCGCCGCTCGGGCCGGGCACCTATGTGGTGTTCGCGATCTGCTATTTCCTGTTCATGGTGGTGGCGCGCGCGGCGATGCTGCAGCTGGTGCTGGCGGTCTACCGCCGCGCCCGGCCGCGCTGCCGGGTGCTGATCTACGGCGCCGGCAACACCGGCACCCAGCTGGCCCAGGCGCTGAAGGCGCATGACGGCATCGATCCGGTCGCCTTTGCCGATGACAATTCCTCGCTGCAGGGGCTGACCCTGGTCGGGCTGCCGGTCTATGCGCCCTCGCGGATTGCCGGGATCGTGCAGGCGCGGGGGATCCGCCGGGTGCTGCTGGCGATGCCCTCGCAGAGCCAGCCGCGCCAGGCCCAGATCAGCCAGCGGCTGCAGAAGCTGGGGCTGGAGGTGCAGGCGCTGCCCTCCTTTGCCCAGCTGATCGGCGAGGAGGCGCTGGTCGACAAGCTGACCCCGGTGGCGCCGCAGGCGTTTCTGGGCCGGGCCGCCCGCGACGTGCCGCTGCTGGAGGCGGCCGGCGCCTACCAGGGCAAATCGGTGCTGGTGTCCGGCGCCGGCGGCTCGATCGGCTCGGAGCTGTGCCGCCAGGTGCTGGCCTGCCGGCCGCAGAAGCTGGTGCTGTTCGAGCTCAGCGAGCTGGCGCTTTACAATGTGCATCAGGAGCTCGGGCCGCTGGCCGCGGATGCCGGCATCGAACTGGTGCCGGTGCTGGGCTCGGTCACCGATCCGCGCCAGGTGCGGATGGTGCTGAACCGGCACGAGGTGCAGGTGGTGCTGCATGCCGCCGCCTACAAGCATGTGCCGCTGGTCGAGGCCAACCCCTTGCCCGGCCTCGCCAACAATGTCTTCGGCACCCAGACCCTGGCGCGCGGCGCGGCGCGGGCAGGGGTCGAGCGCTTCATCCTGATTTCCTCCGACAAGGCGGTGAACCCGGCCAATGTGATGGGCGCCTCCAAGCGGCTGGCGGAGCTGATCGTGCAGGATCTGGCCACCCGCTTCGGCACCCGCACGGTGTTCACCATGGTGCGCTTCGGCAATGTGCTGGGCTCTTCCGGCTCGGTGGTGCCGCTGTTCCAGGAGCAGATCAGCCGCGGCGGCCCGGTCACCGTCACCGACGCCCGCGTGAAGCGCTTCTTCATGACCATCAGCGAGGCGGTGCAGCTGGTGCTGCAGGCCGGCGACATGGCCCAGGGCGGCGAGGTCTTCGTGCTCGACATGGGGGCGCCGGTGCCGATCCTGCAGCTGGCCCGCCAGGTGATCGAAAGCGCCGGCCACAGCGTGCGCGACGCCGCCAACCCGGAGGGCGACATCGCCATCGAGATCATCGGCTTGCGCCCCGGCGAGAAGATGGAGGAGGAGCTGACCCTGACCGAGGAGCTGATCCGCACCCGCCATCAGAAGATCTTCTGCGCCCGCGAAACCGTGCTGTCGGAGATCGAGGTGGCCGGCTTCCTGCGCAGCCTGCGCCAGGCGGTGGCGGCCGGCGACGAGGCGGCGGCGCGGCAGGTGATCCAGCGCTGGGTCGAGGGCTATTGCCTGCCGCCGGAGGCCGGCCGCAAAAGCTCCTGA
- a CDS encoding YjbF family lipoprotein, producing the protein MIRMTAAVLAAALALAGCSRGPEKTQAEVEVLQAVAEQFTRRRSAPPPPVQLTRALLDKQTQAYIEVSIENRGATAYLTRSLSRRDSSPGQIEVWRTQDNVSLALRNGMVIATRGLGGGLLSAQVPAADGVAGPARGGARRYALRAEGNGQAVLSMACSLQDLGPDPVEIVGRSHPARHLQERCEGGGGVVVNDYWVDSRPGRNQVWQSRQWAGPETGYVRIRQLRL; encoded by the coding sequence ATGATCCGGATGACGGCCGCCGTTCTGGCGGCGGCGCTGGCGCTGGCGGGCTGCAGCCGCGGCCCGGAAAAGACCCAGGCCGAGGTCGAGGTGCTGCAGGCGGTGGCCGAGCAGTTCACCCGCCGCCGCAGCGCGCCGCCGCCGCCGGTGCAGCTGACCCGGGCGCTGCTGGACAAGCAGACCCAGGCCTATATCGAGGTCAGCATCGAAAACCGCGGCGCCACCGCCTATCTGACCCGCAGCCTCAGCCGCCGCGACAGCAGCCCCGGGCAGATCGAGGTCTGGCGCACCCAGGACAATGTGTCGCTGGCCCTGCGCAACGGCATGGTGATTGCCACCCGCGGCCTCGGCGGCGGCCTGTTGTCGGCGCAGGTGCCGGCCGCGGACGGGGTGGCGGGCCCGGCACGCGGCGGCGCGCGGCGCTATGCCCTGCGCGCCGAAGGCAACGGCCAGGCGGTTCTCAGCATGGCCTGCAGCCTGCAGGATCTCGGTCCCGATCCGGTGGAGATTGTCGGCCGCAGCCATCCCGCCCGCCATCTGCAGGAGCGCTGCGAGGGCGGCGGCGGGGTGGTGGTCAACGATTACTGGGTTGATTCCCGCCCCGGGCGAAATCAGGTCTGGCAGTCGCGGCAATGGGCCGGGCCGGAGACCGGATATGTGCGAATCCGCCAGCTGCGGCTCTGA
- a CDS encoding YjbH domain-containing protein, with translation MTPIKTLLRRAGALARLPAAALPAAAALLCLAARPGPAQVPQITRALPDAAPGTEAAAPRLKPLPPPSLNFFGTPGIIDMPSAEMLPDGQYAVAYSWFGNQARYNITFQALPWLSASFRYNGIGNWNQGGFGTYYDRGFDVRARLWQEQGWRPAVTLGLQDFAGTGIYAAEYLAATKHFATPAVTAAGLPGRLKLTAGLGWGRLGSHGAIGSLGGSRPDFAAGSTGGKLSYDQWFRGPAAPFGGIEWQPDARLSLKAEYSSDAYVTETQTADVFERRSSLNYGIEYQYSDRVRLGAYYLYGSEIGFSAQIQLNPNHPPAPMAVPAPHPVIPRAQWAAEDRHWRQDWAASESKTRKVRDLAAEALKADGLVLEAITFTGTAAELRYRNNRYRSQSQAAGRAARALAQTLPPSVETFRLVPVRRGTGLAAIEVRRSDLEALEFDPEAADALFAAAGVQDAGPLPEAAVVSGELYPAFATSISPYTQPAYFDPEKPFRLDAGLDFAASYAPAPGWRIAGAIRQRVWGNVKNGRASNSKLPHVRTDQVEYAQFGTTLENLYVSRLWKPGRNLYARATAGLFESMYGGVSGEVLWKPVNSRLGLGLEANYVVQREFEQRFGFRDYRTFTGHASAYVELDRGYLLQLDAGRYLAGDYGGTVSLNREFDNGFLVGAFFTLTDVSAEDFGEGSFDKGFRFRIPVDWLLGKPSRSGFGLTIRPTQRDGGQRVGVPDRLYGPVREAHRKSLEDQRARFWE, from the coding sequence GTGACACCGATCAAGACCCTTCTGCGCCGCGCCGGAGCTCTGGCCAGACTTCCGGCGGCGGCGCTGCCTGCCGCGGCGGCGCTGCTCTGCCTGGCGGCCCGGCCCGGCCCGGCGCAGGTGCCGCAGATCACCCGCGCCCTGCCGGATGCGGCGCCGGGCACCGAGGCCGCGGCGCCGCGGCTGAAGCCGCTGCCGCCGCCCAGCCTCAACTTCTTCGGCACCCCCGGCATCATCGACATGCCAAGCGCCGAAATGCTGCCGGACGGCCAGTATGCGGTCGCCTATTCCTGGTTCGGCAACCAGGCCCGCTACAACATCACCTTCCAGGCGCTGCCCTGGCTGTCGGCCAGCTTCCGCTACAACGGCATCGGCAACTGGAACCAGGGCGGCTTCGGCACCTATTACGACCGCGGCTTCGACGTGCGCGCCCGGCTCTGGCAGGAGCAGGGCTGGCGGCCCGCGGTCACCCTCGGGCTGCAGGATTTCGCCGGCACCGGCATCTATGCGGCGGAATACCTGGCCGCCACCAAGCATTTCGCCACCCCCGCCGTCACCGCCGCCGGGCTGCCGGGGCGGCTGAAGCTGACCGCGGGCCTGGGCTGGGGGCGGCTGGGCAGCCATGGCGCGATCGGCTCCCTGGGCGGCAGCCGCCCGGATTTCGCGGCCGGCTCCACCGGCGGCAAACTGTCCTACGACCAGTGGTTCCGCGGCCCGGCGGCGCCGTTCGGCGGCATCGAATGGCAGCCGGATGCGCGGCTCAGCCTGAAGGCGGAATATTCCTCCGACGCCTATGTGACCGAGACGCAGACCGCCGATGTCTTCGAGCGCAGATCCTCGCTGAACTACGGCATCGAATACCAGTATTCCGACCGGGTCCGCCTCGGCGCCTATTACCTGTACGGCAGCGAGATCGGCTTTTCCGCGCAGATCCAGCTCAACCCGAATCATCCGCCGGCCCCGATGGCGGTGCCGGCGCCGCATCCGGTCATCCCGCGCGCCCAATGGGCGGCGGAAGACCGCCACTGGCGCCAGGACTGGGCCGCCAGCGAAAGCAAGACCCGCAAGGTCCGCGACCTCGCCGCCGAGGCGCTGAAGGCGGACGGGCTGGTGCTGGAGGCGATCACCTTCACCGGCACCGCGGCCGAGCTGCGCTACCGCAACAACCGCTACCGCTCGCAGAGCCAGGCGGCGGGCCGCGCCGCCCGCGCCCTGGCGCAGACGCTGCCGCCCTCGGTGGAGACCTTCCGGCTGGTGCCGGTGCGCCGCGGCACCGGGCTGGCCGCCATCGAGGTGCGGCGCTCCGACCTGGAGGCGCTGGAGTTCGACCCGGAAGCCGCCGACGCGCTGTTTGCCGCCGCCGGGGTGCAGGACGCCGGGCCGCTGCCGGAGGCGGCGGTTGTCTCGGGCGAGCTGTACCCGGCCTTTGCCACCTCCATCAGCCCCTATACGCAGCCCGCCTATTTCGACCCCGAAAAGCCGTTCCGGCTGGATGCCGGGCTTGATTTTGCCGCCTCCTATGCGCCCGCGCCGGGCTGGCGCATCGCCGGCGCCATCCGCCAGCGGGTCTGGGGCAACGTGAAGAACGGCCGCGCCTCCAACTCGAAACTGCCGCATGTGCGCACCGACCAGGTGGAATACGCCCAGTTCGGCACCACCCTGGAGAACCTCTATGTGAGCCGCCTGTGGAAACCCGGGCGCAACCTCTATGCCCGCGCCACCGCCGGCCTGTTCGAAAGCATGTACGGCGGCGTCTCCGGCGAGGTCCTGTGGAAGCCGGTGAACAGCCGCCTCGGCCTGGGGCTGGAGGCCAATTACGTGGTGCAGCGCGAGTTCGAGCAGCGCTTCGGCTTCCGCGATTACAGGACCTTCACCGGCCATGCCTCGGCCTATGTCGAGCTGGACAGGGGCTATCTGCTGCAGCTGGACGCGGGCCGCTACCTGGCCGGCGACTACGGCGGCACCGTCAGCCTGAACCGGGAGTTCGACAACGGCTTCCTGGTCGGCGCCTTCTTCACCCTCACCGATGTCTCGGCCGAGGATTTCGGCGAGGGCTCCTTTGACAAGGGCTTCCGCTTCCGCATCCCGGTGGACTGGCTGCTGGGCAAACCGTCGCGCTCCGGCTTCGGCCTGACCATCCGCCCGACCCAGCGCGACGGCGGCCAGCGGGTCGGGGTGCCGGACCGGCTTTACGGGCCGGTGCGCGAGGCCCACCGCAAGAGCCTGGAAGATCAGCGCGCGAGGTTCTGGGAATGA
- a CDS encoding sugar transferase: protein MTWRKRLFDLFFATLLILLLGPVLLLLMAWLLWKEGRPLFYVAERMKAPGQPFALWKLRTMTVAESDAGVSGGDKSARITRTGAWLRSKRLDEFPQLWNILRGDISFVGPRPPLRQYVEAHPALYARVLQSRPGVTGLASITYHKHEAALLARCGSPEETDAVYSRLCVPVKARLDLIYQRHQSMCFDFDIVFQTIGNIFRRG, encoded by the coding sequence ATGACCTGGCGCAAACGGCTGTTCGACCTGTTCTTTGCCACCCTGCTGATCCTGCTGCTGGGCCCTGTCCTGCTGCTCTTGATGGCCTGGCTGCTGTGGAAGGAGGGGCGGCCCTTGTTCTATGTGGCCGAGCGGATGAAGGCGCCCGGCCAGCCCTTTGCCTTGTGGAAGCTGAGGACGATGACGGTGGCGGAGAGCGACGCCGGGGTCTCGGGCGGCGACAAATCGGCCCGCATCACCCGCACCGGCGCCTGGCTGCGCTCGAAACGGCTGGATGAGTTCCCGCAGCTGTGGAACATCCTCAGGGGCGACATTTCCTTTGTCGGGCCGCGCCCGCCCCTGCGCCAGTATGTCGAGGCGCACCCGGCGCTTTATGCCCGGGTGCTGCAATCGCGCCCCGGCGTCACCGGGCTGGCCTCGATCACCTATCACAAGCATGAGGCGGCGCTGCTGGCGCGCTGCGGCAGCCCGGAAGAAACCGACGCGGTCTATTCCCGCCTCTGCGTGCCGGTGAAGGCGCGGCTGGACCTGATCTACCAGCGCCATCAGAGCATGTGCTTCGATTTCGACATCGTGTTCCAGACCATCGGCAACATCTTCCGGCGGGGCTAG
- a CDS encoding NAD-dependent epimerase/dehydratase family protein: MANPAAMVLGATGRIGRLLQLVPPDGLRLRLQARRAQAGPGSWHVFDPLAEPAALARAAEGTAAVLCLAGPVPGRSGADMADHIRLGEAAVRAAAAAGARVLLASSAAVYGARGGLLAEDAALQPANAYGAAKAEMEARAAALGAALGVPVCALRIGNIAGLDAILGGWREGFALDRFADGATPRRSYIGVQTLARVLGALLAAPALPPVLNVAQPGPVAMGALLQAAGLPFATRPAPAAAIPQVALDVARLQALLPAPLAAADPAEMAAEWALLEPDMAGR; encoded by the coding sequence ATGGCGAATCCCGCCGCAATGGTTCTGGGCGCAACAGGGCGGATCGGGCGGCTGCTGCAGCTGGTCCCGCCGGACGGGCTGCGGCTGCGGCTGCAGGCGCGGCGGGCGCAGGCCGGTCCCGGCAGCTGGCACGTCTTCGATCCGCTGGCGGAGCCGGCGGCGCTGGCGCGGGCCGCGGAGGGCACGGCGGCGGTTCTCTGCCTGGCCGGGCCGGTGCCGGGCAGAAGCGGCGCAGACATGGCAGACCATATCCGCCTCGGCGAAGCGGCGGTGCGGGCGGCGGCGGCGGCCGGCGCCCGGGTGCTGCTGGCCTCCTCGGCGGCGGTCTACGGCGCCCGGGGCGGCCTGCTGGCAGAGGACGCGGCACTGCAGCCCGCCAATGCCTATGGCGCCGCCAAGGCGGAGATGGAGGCGCGCGCGGCGGCGCTGGGGGCGGCGCTGGGCGTGCCGGTCTGCGCCCTGCGGATCGGCAATATCGCCGGGCTGGATGCCATTCTCGGCGGCTGGCGGGAGGGCTTTGCGCTGGACCGTTTCGCCGATGGCGCTACCCCCCGGCGCAGCTATATCGGCGTGCAGACCCTGGCCCGGGTGCTGGGCGCCCTGCTGGCCGCGCCGGCGCTGCCGCCGGTGCTGAATGTGGCGCAGCCGGGCCCGGTGGCGATGGGCGCGCTTCTGCAGGCGGCGGGCCTGCCCTTTGCCACCCGCCCGGCCCCGGCGGCGGCAATCCCGCAGGTGGCGCTGGACGTTGCCCGCCTGCAGGCGCTGCTGCCGGCGCCGCTGGCAGCGGCCGATCCGGCAGAGATGGCGGCGGAATGGGCCTTGTTAGAGCCTGATATGGCGGGCAGATAA
- a CDS encoding calcium-binding protein produces MALAFTGRFAAEDLIFGTDLRDLEIAVQDGQATLYAATGMNGGISRWQLAADGSLPQAAGQQLHGQAGIRTGEFHLAAAGGGRLVQGQTSQGDLVFYQLESDGSLGSRDRAALSGADAGGFGAVAVLELADGKAAFYAVGAASGGLQGWQLDAAGGELGRTGAAGGSGSYSLDPAALLATVQTADGPVLLAADAQGLHSYRADAASGALRPADGLGAEQGLSVSGITALEGFEADGKAWALIGAAGSSSLTLVRVKADGDLRFEAQLQDTAMTRFGGLSALEVVAADGHVLVLAAGNDGGLSLFTLAPGAGLIHLQSLEHVPGLGLQNVTALEAVAAGGMLQVFAASGAAGGISQFTLPLADLGEVRMAAAADARLDGSGADDVLEGGRSGARIYGEAGDDVLVAGTGGGWLTGGSGADSFVINPAAEGVTVRDFTPGEDRLDLSLFTGLYNAGQLNARERSAGMVMEAEGTRIVLMSADGAPLALEDVFGPSLRFAFPERQDPGVTLPGGGFYGGSGSDRIGGTGGGDGIFGLGGKDRLDGGAGRDTLAGGDGRDTLLGGAGRDRLDGGGGRDTLLGGAGRDRLDGGGGRDTLQGGTGDDVLKGGSGDDLLRGGEGADKLFGEAGTDLLKGGSGDDALQGGSGNDSLAGEDGDDLLAGGGGRDRLEGGAGRDRLDGGAGRDTLQGGSGDDVLKGAAAEDLLRGGAGADKLFGQAGADTLQGGSGDDALQGGSGDDSLAGEDGDDLLAGGGGRDRLEGGGGSDRLEGHSSRDTLQGGGGADLLDGGAGDDLLRGGSGADVFVFAGGHGDDRIADFTAGSDRISLAGTGAGRFGELDISRAEGGTLISTGSGSIFLDDLGPGQLGADDFLF; encoded by the coding sequence ATGGCACTGGCATTCACCGGACGGTTCGCCGCAGAGGATCTGATTTTCGGTACCGACCTGCGCGATCTGGAAATCGCGGTGCAGGACGGCCAGGCCACGCTTTATGCGGCCACCGGAATGAACGGCGGCATCAGCCGCTGGCAGCTGGCGGCGGACGGCAGCCTGCCGCAGGCGGCAGGCCAGCAGCTGCACGGCCAGGCCGGGATCCGGACCGGGGAGTTTCATCTGGCGGCAGCGGGCGGCGGGCGGCTGGTGCAGGGCCAGACCAGCCAGGGCGACCTGGTCTTTTATCAGCTTGAGAGCGATGGCAGCCTCGGCAGCCGGGACCGCGCGGCGCTGAGCGGTGCCGATGCCGGCGGCTTTGGCGCGGTGGCGGTGCTGGAGCTGGCGGATGGCAAGGCGGCGTTCTACGCGGTGGGGGCGGCCAGCGGCGGCCTGCAGGGCTGGCAGCTGGATGCGGCGGGCGGAGAGCTGGGCCGGACCGGCGCCGCGGGCGGCAGCGGCAGCTACAGCCTGGACCCGGCGGCGCTGCTGGCCACGGTGCAGACGGCGGACGGGCCGGTGCTGCTGGCGGCGGATGCGCAGGGGCTGCACAGCTACCGCGCCGATGCCGCCAGCGGCGCGCTGCGCCCGGCAGACGGTCTGGGGGCGGAGCAGGGGCTGTCCGTCTCCGGCATCACCGCGCTGGAGGGATTCGAGGCGGATGGCAAGGCCTGGGCGCTGATCGGCGCCGCGGGCAGCAGCTCGCTCACCCTGGTGCGGGTGAAGGCGGACGGGGACCTGCGCTTTGAGGCGCAGCTGCAGGACACCGCGATGACCCGCTTTGGCGGCCTCAGCGCGCTGGAGGTGGTGGCGGCGGACGGCCATGTGCTGGTGCTGGCGGCCGGCAATGACGGCGGCCTGAGCCTGTTCACCCTGGCCCCGGGCGCCGGGCTGATCCACCTGCAGAGCCTGGAGCATGTGCCCGGGCTGGGCTTGCAGAATGTGACCGCGCTGGAGGCGGTGGCGGCGGGCGGCATGCTGCAGGTCTTTGCGGCTTCGGGGGCGGCGGGCGGCATCAGCCAGTTCACCCTGCCGCTGGCGGATCTGGGCGAGGTGCGGATGGCGGCGGCGGCAGACGCGCGGCTGGACGGCAGCGGCGCGGATGATGTGCTGGAGGGCGGCCGGAGCGGCGCCAGGATCTATGGCGAAGCCGGCGATGACGTGCTGGTCGCGGGGACCGGCGGCGGCTGGCTCACCGGCGGCAGCGGCGCCGATAGCTTTGTGATCAACCCGGCGGCCGAGGGGGTGACGGTGCGCGATTTCACCCCCGGGGAGGACCGGCTCGACCTGTCGCTGTTCACCGGCCTTTACAATGCGGGCCAGCTGAACGCGCGGGAGCGCAGCGCCGGCATGGTGATGGAGGCGGAGGGCACCCGGATCGTGCTGATGAGCGCGGATGGCGCCCCGCTTGCACTGGAGGATGTGTTCGGCCCGTCTCTGCGCTTTGCCTTCCCGGAGCGGCAGGACCCCGGCGTGACCCTGCCCGGCGGCGGCTTTTACGGCGGCAGCGGCAGCGACCGGATCGGCGGCACCGGCGGCGGTGACGGGATCTTCGGGCTGGGCGGCAAGGACCGGCTGGACGGCGGCGCCGGCCGCGACACGCTGGCAGGCGGCGACGGCCGCGACACGCTGCTGGGCGGCGCGGGCCGCGACCGGCTGGACGGCGGCGGCGGCCGCGACACGCTGCTGGGCGGCGCGGGCCGCGACCGGCTGGACGGCGGCGGCGGCCGCGACACGCTGCAGGGCGGCACCGGCGATGATGTGCTGAAGGGCGGGTCCGGCGATGATCTGCTGCGCGGCGGCGAGGGGGCGGACAAGCTGTTTGGCGAGGCCGGCACCGATCTGCTGAAAGGCGGCAGCGGTGATGATGCGCTGCAGGGCGGCTCCGGCAATGACAGCCTGGCCGGGGAAGACGGCGATGACCTGCTGGCGGGCGGCGGCGGCCGCGACCGGCTGGAAGGCGGCGCGGGCCGCGACCGGCTGGACGGCGGCGCCGGCCGCGACACGCTGCAGGGCGGCTCCGGCGACGATGTGCTGAAGGGCGCCGCCGCAGAGGATCTGCTGCGCGGCGGCGCGGGGGCGGACAAGCTGTTTGGCCAGGCCGGCGCCGATACGCTGCAGGGCGGCAGCGGCGATGATGCGCTGCAGGGCGGCTCCGGCGATGACAGCCTGGCCGGGGAAGACGGCGATGACCTGCTGGCGGGCGGCGGCGGTCGCGACCGGCTGGAAGGCGGCGGCGGCAGCGACCGCCTGGAGGGGCATTCCAGCCGCGACACGCTGCAGGGCGGCGGCGGGGCGGATCTGCTGGACGGCGGCGCCGGCGATGATCTGCTGCGCGGCGGCAGCGGCGCCGATGTGTTTGTCTTTGCCGGCGGCCACGGCGATGACCGGATTGCGGATTTCACCGCCGGCAGCGACCGGATCAGCCTGGCCGGCACCGGGGCCGGCCGCTTTGGCGAGCTGGACATCAGCCGCGCAGAGGGCGGCACGCTGATCAGCACCGGCTCCGGCAGCATCTTCCTGGACGACCTGGGGCCGGGCCAGCTGGGCGCGGATGATTTCCTGTTCTGA